In the genome of Alphaproteobacteria bacterium, one region contains:
- the terL gene encoding phage terminase large subunit yields MGRYFSWDTAASIQDTAAYTCGIVGELTPDYKLYIRDIWRKKIEFPQLQYAIEEQAKKYGGMKSQYTRDIIIENKSSGIQVIQSMKQISAFADKVMPYTPKGDKIARAYEAAKWCEKGCVILPPPSADSDWMIDWEAELFNFPNSAYKDQVDAFSQLCDYLSYYLAEGLQARTTGRTIIQ; encoded by the coding sequence GTGGGTAGATACTTTTCATGGGATACCGCCGCGTCAATTCAGGACACCGCCGCTTATACATGCGGGATTGTTGGCGAATTGACACCCGACTATAAACTATATATCCGTGACATTTGGCGTAAAAAGATTGAGTTTCCACAATTGCAATATGCCATTGAAGAGCAAGCGAAGAAATACGGCGGTATGAAAAGCCAGTACACACGGGATATAATCATTGAAAATAAATCGAGCGGTATTCAGGTCATCCAAAGCATGAAACAAATCAGCGCGTTTGCTGATAAGGTCATGCCGTACACGCCGAAAGGCGACAAGATAGCGCGGGCATACGAGGCGGCGAAATGGTGCGAAAAGGGATGTGTCATACTCCCTCCCCCATCGGCGGACTCTGATTGGATGATCGATTGGGAAGCGGAATTATTCAACTTCCCCAACTCTGCTTATAAAGATCAAGTTGACGCATTTTCACAACTCTGTGACTACCTGAGTTATTATCTTGCTGAAGGATTACAAGCCCGCACCACGGGAAGGACAATCATACAATGA